From a single Streptomyces rubradiris genomic region:
- a CDS encoding DUF6578 domain-containing protein: MTGMRVFYEGWQMECCGRPFAVGDEVAWPLVAVTTEEHRERCYGAEAWVENHGDRTRPATGRVRAVELVRQEYLVHTDRRARERLDRAPDPAAGSEGLVVLPSPYRWEAVPGAYTLQSADSCPKWFEPDEPGPDPGPQRLHRTVGALVTLEPTGDRP; encoded by the coding sequence ATGACAGGGATGCGGGTGTTCTACGAGGGCTGGCAGATGGAGTGCTGCGGGCGGCCGTTCGCGGTGGGCGACGAGGTGGCCTGGCCGCTGGTCGCCGTGACCACGGAGGAACACCGGGAGCGGTGCTACGGGGCCGAGGCGTGGGTGGAGAACCACGGCGACCGCACCCGCCCGGCCACCGGCAGGGTCCGCGCCGTCGAGCTGGTCCGCCAGGAATACCTGGTCCACACGGACCGGCGCGCCCGCGAACGCCTCGACCGCGCGCCCGACCCGGCCGCGGGTTCCGAGGGGCTGGTCGTCCTCCCCTCCCCGTACCGCTGGGAGGCGGTGCCCGGCGCGTACACCCTCCAGAGCGCCGACAGCTGTCCGAAGTGGTTCGAGCCCGACGAACCCGGCCCGGACCCGGGCCCCCAGCGGCTGCACCGCACGGTCGGCGCTCTGGTCACCCTGGAGCCGACGGGCGACCGCCCCTGA
- a CDS encoding BTAD domain-containing putative transcriptional regulator, translating into MDPVYYRLLGTTQAFRPDGTAVPVGGARLRTLLSVLALRAGRTVPTAVLVDEVWGADPPADATGALQALVGRLRRALGAEAVASADGGYRLTAAPDDVDLTRFDRLTGDGLTALADGDPAKAAAVLDEALALWHGPALPDLPDRTAEAARWETRRLDARRARHAAALALGRAEQALPELTALCDDHPLDEPLQALRLRALRDTGRPAQALAAYEDVRRLLADRLGSDPGPELRALHAELLRAEPAPAAPAAPGNLPARLTSFVGREADLEAIAADLAGTRLVTLLGPGGAGKTRLSQEAAEAVRHRVRDGVWLAELAPVDDPDAVPQAVLTAIGARDTVLHGAGVDGMRAVADRHDDPLERLVEHCARRRMLLVLDNCEHVVDAAARLAESLLARCPELTVLATSREPLGVPGELVRPVEPLPEPVALRLLAERGAAARPGFRVADDPEACAEICRRLDGLPLAIELAAARLRMLTPRQIADRLDDRFRLLTSGSRTVLPRQQTLRAVVDWSWDLLDAAERDVLARLSVFAGGCDLAAAEAVCGPAALDALGSLVDKSLVVAAPAAGGMRYRLLETVAEYAAERLAETGRRTETERAHLTYYRELARTTDPLLRGPEQLAAIGRFQLEYENLRTAFRHALALGNEQEGLCLVHSLLWFWQMRDQRVETRNWCREVMALGPDPFAEPASPAAPVWQRCTDTPPPYTGEALAEARRGVHLAHLACMDTEMDAWQTPAAQAKLRTIAQVYEPGLPQTCRTPGLLWFFAVLLTGGADRLHTIVDACVRTCRETPGFEWELAGVLYLRANFLSNRAAWTGDATRDADESLEIFRRLGDAWGATEALAARGEANERRAAYDRAAADYRAAIEHAERLGARTQTAVLRARLGGVLLESGESERGERMLRDVIADQDGAPNEATTMARLHLASWLGLTDRTAEAREQLRVMRAELPVARFVIFDSLLTCQEALLDALDRRTGTALTLARKALRLSAEPLSQALTPHLHSVCLTAAAMALADTDGGERAADAARCLGAAQALLPAGHVVAGVELRIRDLAEARLRARLDERSYEAAYAEGGGLSLAEATALV; encoded by the coding sequence ATGGACCCCGTGTATTACCGGCTGCTCGGCACCACCCAGGCGTTCCGCCCCGACGGCACGGCCGTCCCGGTCGGCGGGGCGCGGCTGCGTACCCTGCTCAGCGTGCTCGCGTTGCGGGCCGGCCGGACCGTGCCCACGGCCGTGCTCGTGGACGAGGTGTGGGGCGCCGACCCGCCCGCCGACGCCACCGGCGCCCTCCAGGCGCTCGTCGGCCGGCTCCGCCGCGCCCTCGGCGCCGAGGCCGTCGCCTCCGCCGACGGCGGCTACCGGCTCACCGCCGCCCCCGACGACGTCGACCTCACCCGCTTCGACCGGCTCACCGGCGACGGCCTGACCGCCCTCGCCGACGGCGACCCGGCCAAGGCCGCCGCCGTCCTCGACGAGGCCCTCGCCCTGTGGCACGGGCCCGCCCTGCCGGACCTGCCCGACCGCACCGCCGAGGCGGCCCGCTGGGAGACCCGCCGGCTCGACGCCCGGCGCGCCCGGCACGCCGCCGCACTCGCCCTCGGCCGGGCCGAGCAGGCGCTGCCCGAGCTGACCGCGCTGTGCGACGACCACCCGCTGGACGAGCCGCTCCAGGCGCTGCGGCTGCGCGCCCTGCGCGACACCGGCCGCCCCGCCCAGGCCCTGGCCGCCTACGAGGACGTACGCCGGCTGCTCGCCGACCGGCTCGGCTCCGACCCCGGGCCGGAGCTGCGCGCCCTGCACGCCGAACTGCTGCGCGCGGAACCGGCGCCCGCCGCGCCCGCCGCCCCGGGCAACCTGCCCGCCCGGCTCACCTCCTTCGTCGGCCGCGAAGCCGACCTGGAGGCCATCGCCGCCGACCTCGCCGGGACCCGCCTGGTCACCCTGCTCGGGCCCGGCGGCGCCGGGAAGACCCGGCTGTCCCAGGAGGCCGCCGAGGCGGTACGGCACCGCGTCCGGGACGGGGTGTGGCTCGCCGAACTGGCCCCCGTGGACGACCCGGACGCCGTGCCCCAGGCCGTGCTCACCGCCATCGGCGCCCGGGACACCGTGCTGCACGGCGCCGGCGTGGACGGCATGCGCGCGGTCGCCGACCGGCACGACGACCCCCTCGAACGGCTCGTGGAGCACTGCGCCCGGCGCCGGATGCTGCTCGTGCTGGACAACTGCGAGCACGTCGTGGACGCCGCCGCCCGGCTCGCGGAGTCCCTGCTGGCCCGCTGCCCGGAGCTGACCGTCCTCGCCACCAGCCGGGAACCCCTCGGCGTACCGGGGGAGTTGGTGCGGCCCGTGGAACCGCTGCCCGAGCCGGTCGCGCTGCGGCTGCTCGCCGAGCGCGGCGCGGCGGCCCGCCCCGGCTTCCGGGTGGCCGACGACCCGGAGGCGTGCGCCGAGATCTGCCGCCGCCTGGACGGACTCCCGCTCGCCATCGAACTGGCCGCCGCCCGGCTGCGCATGCTGACCCCCCGGCAGATAGCCGACCGGCTGGACGACCGGTTCCGGCTGCTCACCTCCGGCAGCCGCACCGTGCTGCCCCGCCAGCAGACCCTCAGAGCCGTCGTGGACTGGTCCTGGGACCTGCTGGACGCCGCCGAACGGGACGTGCTGGCCCGGCTGTCGGTCTTCGCCGGCGGCTGCGACCTGGCCGCCGCCGAGGCCGTGTGCGGGCCGGCCGCGCTGGACGCCCTCGGCTCCCTGGTCGACAAGTCCCTGGTGGTGGCCGCGCCCGCGGCCGGCGGCATGCGCTACCGGCTGCTGGAGACCGTCGCCGAGTACGCCGCCGAACGGCTCGCCGAGACCGGGCGGCGCACCGAGACCGAACGCGCCCACCTGACGTACTACCGCGAACTCGCCCGCACCACCGATCCGTTGCTGCGCGGCCCCGAACAGCTCGCCGCCATCGGCCGGTTCCAGCTGGAGTACGAGAACCTGCGCACCGCCTTCCGGCACGCCCTCGCCCTCGGCAACGAGCAGGAGGGGCTGTGCCTGGTCCACTCCCTGCTGTGGTTCTGGCAGATGCGCGACCAGCGCGTGGAGACCCGCAACTGGTGCCGGGAGGTCATGGCGCTCGGCCCCGACCCGTTCGCCGAACCGGCGAGCCCCGCCGCACCCGTCTGGCAGCGCTGCACCGACACCCCGCCCCCGTACACCGGCGAGGCCCTGGCGGAGGCCCGGCGCGGCGTCCATCTGGCCCATCTGGCCTGCATGGACACCGAGATGGACGCCTGGCAGACGCCCGCCGCGCAGGCCAAGCTGCGCACCATCGCCCAGGTCTACGAACCCGGCCTGCCGCAGACCTGCCGGACACCTGGCCTGCTGTGGTTCTTCGCCGTGCTGCTGACCGGCGGCGCCGACCGGCTGCACACCATCGTGGACGCCTGCGTGCGGACCTGCCGGGAGACCCCGGGCTTCGAGTGGGAGCTGGCCGGAGTGCTGTACCTGCGCGCCAACTTCCTGTCCAACCGGGCCGCTTGGACGGGCGACGCCACCCGGGACGCCGACGAGTCGCTGGAGATCTTCCGCCGCCTCGGCGACGCCTGGGGCGCCACCGAGGCCCTGGCCGCCCGTGGCGAGGCCAACGAACGCAGGGCCGCCTACGACAGGGCGGCGGCCGACTACCGGGCCGCCATCGAGCACGCCGAACGCCTCGGCGCCCGCACCCAGACGGCCGTGCTGCGCGCCCGGCTCGGCGGCGTCCTGCTGGAGTCCGGCGAGAGCGAGCGCGGTGAGCGGATGCTCCGGGACGTCATCGCCGACCAGGACGGCGCGCCGAACGAGGCGACCACGATGGCCCGGCTGCACCTGGCCTCCTGGCTCGGCCTGACCGACCGCACCGCCGAGGCGCGCGAGCAGCTACGGGTGATGCGCGCCGAACTCCCCGTCGCCCGGTTCGTCATCTTCGACTCCCTGCTGACGTGCCAGGAGGCCCTGCTGGACGCCCTGGACCGGCGGACCGGGACGGCCCTCACCCTGGCCCGCAAGGCACTGCGGCTCAGCGCCGAACCACTGTCCCAGGCCCTCACCCCGCATCTGCACTCCGTCTGCCTCACCGCCGCCGCGATGGCCCTCGCCGACACCGACGGCGGCGAGCGGGCCGCCGACGCCGCCCGCTGCCTGGGTGCCGCCCAGGCGCTGCTGCCGGCCGGTCATGTGGTGGCCGGCGTGGAGCTGCGGATCCGCGACCTGGCCGAGGCCCGGCTCCGGGCCCGGCTGGACGAGCGGTCGTACGAGGCCGCGTACGCCGAGGGCGGTGGCCTCTCCCTCGCGGAGGCCACCGCCCTGGTCTGA
- a CDS encoding ABC transporter permease: MSTATLSPAAAQADTPIPLRAHLRHTGALIRRNLLWIRQDPESMFDAILFPVVFTLLFVYVFGGSIGKSLGGGQEQYVQYVVPGLLAMMGMNMAQGVGTGFNQDFNSGVMDRFRSLPIGRGSVLFAKIAVELMRMLFATAVLLVVALLVGYDVGSWSGLLGSVALSALFGSALMWVFLTLGVVMKNAQSVQAMGFLVLMPLQFGSSIFAPTQSMPGWLQAFTDYNPLSALADCARGLMEGGPVAHALWVTVLWSVGLTVVMAPVAIHKFRTKS, encoded by the coding sequence ATGAGCACCGCCACCCTCTCCCCGGCCGCCGCGCAGGCCGATACGCCGATCCCGCTGCGGGCCCACCTGCGGCACACCGGCGCGCTGATCCGCCGCAATCTGCTGTGGATCCGCCAGGACCCGGAGTCGATGTTCGACGCCATCCTGTTCCCGGTCGTCTTCACCCTGCTGTTCGTGTACGTCTTCGGCGGCTCCATCGGCAAGTCGCTGGGCGGCGGCCAGGAGCAGTACGTGCAGTACGTGGTGCCCGGACTGCTCGCCATGATGGGCATGAACATGGCCCAGGGTGTGGGCACCGGCTTCAACCAGGACTTCAACTCCGGTGTCATGGACCGCTTCCGCTCGCTGCCCATCGGGCGCGGCTCGGTGCTCTTCGCGAAGATCGCGGTGGAGCTGATGCGGATGCTGTTCGCGACGGCGGTACTGCTGGTGGTCGCCCTGCTCGTGGGCTACGACGTGGGCAGCTGGAGCGGTCTGCTCGGTTCCGTGGCGCTGTCCGCGCTGTTCGGGTCGGCGCTGATGTGGGTGTTCCTGACCCTCGGCGTGGTGATGAAGAACGCGCAGTCGGTGCAGGCGATGGGCTTCCTGGTGCTGATGCCGCTCCAGTTCGGCTCCTCGATCTTCGCGCCGACCCAGTCCATGCCGGGCTGGCTCCAGGCGTTCACCGACTACAACCCGCTCTCCGCGCTGGCCGACTGCGCGCGCGGGCTGATGGAGGGCGGCCCGGTGGCGCACGCCCTGTGGGTGACGGTCCTCTGGTCGGTCGGGCTGACCGTGGTGATGGCCCCGGTCGCGATCCACAAGTTCCGTACGAAGAGCTGA
- a CDS encoding ATP-binding cassette domain-containing protein: MTRIDDNPAGGRSAVTVRGLVKHYGETKALDGVDLDVREGTVMGVLGPNGAGKTTLVRILSTLITPDSGQATVAGYDVVRQPRQLRRVIGLTGQYASVDEKLPGWENLYLIGRLLDLSRKEARARADELLERFSLTEAARRPAGTYSGGMRRRLDLAASMIGRPAVLYLDEPTTGLDPRTRNEVWDEVKAMVGDGVTVLLTTQYMEEAEQLASELTVVDRGRVIAKGGIEELKARVGGRTLRVRPVDPLQLRPLAGMLDELGITGLASTTVDTETGTLLVPILSDEQLTAVVGAVTARGITLSSITTELPSLDEVFLSLTGHRASAPQDAPPARQEVAA; encoded by the coding sequence ATGACACGCATCGACGACAACCCCGCCGGCGGACGCTCCGCCGTGACCGTACGGGGGCTGGTCAAGCACTACGGCGAGACCAAGGCGCTGGACGGTGTCGATCTGGACGTGCGCGAGGGCACCGTGATGGGTGTGCTCGGGCCGAACGGCGCCGGCAAGACCACCCTCGTACGCATCCTGTCCACCCTGATCACCCCGGACTCCGGGCAGGCCACCGTGGCCGGCTACGACGTCGTACGCCAGCCCCGGCAGCTGCGCCGGGTCATCGGTCTCACCGGCCAGTACGCGTCGGTGGACGAGAAGCTCCCGGGCTGGGAGAACCTGTACCTGATCGGCCGGCTGCTGGACCTGTCCCGCAAGGAGGCCCGGGCCCGCGCCGACGAGCTGCTGGAGCGGTTCTCGCTGACCGAGGCCGCCCGGCGCCCGGCCGGCACCTACTCCGGCGGCATGCGGCGCCGGCTGGACCTGGCCGCCTCGATGATCGGCCGGCCGGCCGTGCTGTACCTGGACGAGCCGACCACCGGCCTCGACCCGCGCACCCGCAACGAGGTGTGGGACGAGGTCAAGGCGATGGTCGGCGACGGCGTCACCGTGCTGCTCACCACCCAGTACATGGAGGAGGCCGAACAGCTCGCCTCCGAGCTGACCGTGGTGGACCGCGGCCGGGTCATCGCCAAGGGCGGCATCGAGGAGCTCAAGGCCCGCGTCGGCGGGCGCACCCTGCGGGTGCGGCCGGTCGACCCGCTCCAGCTGCGCCCGCTCGCCGGCATGCTGGACGAACTGGGCATCACCGGGCTGGCGTCCACCACCGTGGACACCGAGACCGGGACCCTGCTGGTGCCGATCCTCAGCGACGAGCAGCTGACCGCCGTGGTCGGCGCGGTCACCGCGCGCGGCATCACCCTGTCCTCCATCACCACCGAACTACCCAGCCTGGACGAGGTGTTCCTGTCCCTCACCGGCCACCGCGCCAGTGCCCCGCAGGACGCCCCGCCCGCCCGCCAGGAGGTCGCCGCATGA
- a CDS encoding zinc ribbon domain-containing protein: MHFCVHCGARVEDAARPDCPDCGAPRAAPEPAGGGYVRVGATRLPVWLPWALLAVLVAGGVTLGVAVADGPDTPSAGGWSGVTVSPGGSYDGWTSLPSPTDGGYTTPAVTPDYDDSGGYDDTPTPEPSAEEQDASAVVTTYYDHLNAGDFQAAWSMGGGRLFGGSYSDWVAGFSSTRHIDVTASDNGGGEVAAEIRATQTDGSVQVFRGTYTVSGGQLVGADIRQVS, translated from the coding sequence ATGCATTTCTGTGTTCACTGCGGCGCGCGCGTCGAGGACGCCGCGCGGCCGGACTGCCCGGACTGCGGGGCGCCGCGCGCCGCGCCCGAGCCGGCCGGGGGCGGGTATGTGCGCGTCGGCGCCACCCGGCTGCCGGTCTGGCTGCCCTGGGCGCTGCTGGCGGTGCTGGTGGCCGGCGGGGTGACGCTCGGGGTGGCCGTCGCGGACGGCCCCGACACCCCGTCGGCGGGCGGCTGGTCCGGCGTCACCGTGTCGCCCGGCGGGTCCTACGACGGCTGGACCTCCCTGCCGTCCCCCACCGACGGCGGGTACACCACACCGGCGGTCACACCCGACTACGACGACAGCGGCGGATACGACGACACCCCGACGCCCGAGCCCTCGGCGGAGGAACAGGACGCGAGCGCGGTCGTCACCACGTACTACGACCACCTCAACGCCGGGGACTTCCAGGCCGCCTGGTCCATGGGCGGCGGCCGGCTCTTCGGCGGCTCCTACTCGGACTGGGTGGCGGGCTTCTCCTCCACCCGGCACATCGACGTCACCGCCTCCGACAACGGCGGCGGTGAGGTCGCCGCGGAGATCCGGGCGACCCAGACCGACGGCAGTGTGCAGGTGTTCCGGGGCACCTACACCGTGTCCGGCGGGCAGCTCGTCGGCGCCGACATCCGGCAGGTGTCGTAG
- a CDS encoding zinc ribbon domain-containing protein, with the protein MSQPPAVCADCSTATVPGAAFCGACGATLAVAGSADADRSVPHLAVPRWTGGRDLTRYMCAAVYLDRQYADSLIRDVAAEPHLGVAPAPGCDVPVVLRYAYEANARRHARDLLLAVEFLVLVLGLLVIHSGLAVFLMLLFGWLTTLVFALSTQYGERLQRLRPDRFDPAQAPPPPNESAARRLRQIDEYARGNLTVYSGFSPFTGYGQELDSWSLVFDVTASGREGVRPRDFDVADLYAHIARRVGELSLPCLELEERVFVEGSALLGDTRFLPDPLGRPVARIGADRLDALKRDPEETARAYLVTHSSGWGGELVTSVFLRLVRSDSNLFVEALPTVLCPLLDRYRTIDSLMPAPSPREFLSMALQSLASTPFVMIASPGRAVTGFFPDFGMRKRLKKQHRQITRLGVFDYGARKSVRQLASATDHHRYFQKVDSGMVLKTVERRILDALVEFAVEHDIDAGDLIKRQETIINNGIIATAGAKVESSAVASGDKSRISAILKKIPRPNTD; encoded by the coding sequence ATGAGCCAGCCACCGGCCGTCTGCGCCGACTGTTCCACCGCCACCGTGCCCGGGGCGGCGTTCTGCGGCGCGTGCGGGGCCACGCTGGCCGTCGCCGGGAGCGCGGACGCGGACCGGTCGGTGCCCCACCTCGCCGTGCCCCGCTGGACCGGCGGCCGGGACCTGACCCGGTACATGTGCGCGGCCGTCTACCTGGACCGGCAGTACGCCGACTCCCTGATCAGGGACGTCGCCGCCGAACCGCACCTCGGCGTGGCACCGGCCCCGGGCTGCGACGTACCCGTGGTGCTGCGCTACGCCTACGAGGCCAACGCGCGCCGGCACGCCAGGGACCTGCTGCTGGCCGTGGAGTTCCTGGTGCTGGTCCTCGGCCTGCTGGTGATCCACAGCGGCCTCGCCGTGTTCCTCATGCTGCTGTTCGGCTGGCTGACCACGCTGGTCTTCGCCCTCTCCACCCAGTACGGCGAGCGCCTCCAGCGGCTGCGGCCCGACCGGTTCGACCCGGCGCAGGCACCGCCGCCGCCCAACGAGTCCGCCGCCCGGCGGCTGCGCCAGATCGACGAGTACGCGCGCGGCAACCTCACCGTCTACAGCGGCTTCTCGCCGTTCACCGGATACGGCCAGGAACTGGACTCCTGGTCGCTGGTCTTCGACGTGACCGCCTCCGGGCGGGAGGGCGTGCGGCCGCGGGACTTCGACGTCGCGGACCTGTACGCCCATATCGCCCGGCGGGTCGGCGAGTTGTCGCTGCCCTGCCTGGAGCTGGAGGAGCGGGTGTTCGTGGAGGGCTCGGCGCTGCTGGGCGACACCCGTTTCCTGCCGGACCCGCTCGGCCGCCCGGTGGCCCGGATCGGCGCCGACCGGCTGGACGCGCTGAAGCGGGACCCGGAGGAGACCGCCCGCGCCTATCTGGTCACCCACTCCTCGGGCTGGGGCGGGGAGCTGGTGACCTCGGTGTTCCTGCGGCTGGTGCGCTCGGACTCCAACCTGTTCGTGGAGGCCCTGCCCACCGTGCTGTGCCCGCTGCTGGACCGCTACCGGACCATCGACTCCCTGATGCCGGCCCCCTCGCCGCGCGAGTTCCTGTCGATGGCGCTGCAGAGCCTCGCCAGCACCCCGTTCGTGATGATCGCCTCGCCGGGGCGCGCGGTCACCGGCTTCTTCCCCGACTTCGGGATGCGCAAGCGGCTGAAGAAGCAGCACCGGCAGATCACCCGGCTCGGGGTGTTCGACTACGGGGCGCGCAAGAGCGTGCGGCAGCTCGCCTCCGCCACGGACCACCACCGCTACTTCCAGAAGGTCGACTCCGGGATGGTCCTCAAGACCGTCGAACGGCGGATTCTGGACGCCCTGGTGGAGTTCGCCGTGGAACACGACATCGACGCGGGCGATCTGATCAAGCGTCAGGAAACCATCATCAACAACGGCATCATCGCCACCGCGGGGGCGAAGGTCGAGTCGAGCGCGGTCGCCTCGGGCGACAAGTCCCGCATCTCGGCCATCCTGAAGAAGATCCCGCGGCCCAACACCGACTGA
- the panB gene encoding 3-methyl-2-oxobutanoate hydroxymethyltransferase has translation MTQLSAAQTKPSDGSKALYGGKGTRRITVRDIALAKERGEKWPMLTAYDAMTASVFDEAGIPVILVGDSAGNCHLGYDTTVPVTLDEMTMLSAAVVRGTRRSLIVGDLPFGSYQEGPVQALRSATRLVKEAGVGAVKLEGGERSHEQIRLLVESGIPVMAHIGLTPQSVNAMGYRVQGRGEEAAQQLLRDAKSVQDAGAFAVVLELVPAELAAEVTRVLHIPTVGIGAGPETDAQVLVWTDMLGLTSGRVPKFVKRYADLREVMTGAAKAFAEDVVGGAFPAEEHSVH, from the coding sequence ATGACGCAGCTTTCGGCTGCCCAGACGAAGCCTTCCGACGGCAGCAAGGCGCTGTACGGAGGGAAGGGCACCCGCCGCATCACCGTCCGCGACATCGCCCTCGCCAAGGAGCGGGGCGAGAAGTGGCCCATGCTCACCGCCTACGACGCGATGACCGCGTCCGTCTTCGACGAGGCCGGGATACCGGTGATCCTGGTCGGTGACTCGGCGGGCAACTGCCACCTCGGGTACGACACCACCGTGCCCGTCACCCTCGACGAGATGACCATGCTGTCGGCCGCCGTGGTACGCGGCACACGGCGCTCCCTCATCGTCGGCGACCTCCCCTTCGGCTCGTACCAGGAGGGCCCGGTGCAGGCGCTGCGCTCGGCGACCCGGCTGGTGAAGGAGGCCGGGGTCGGCGCGGTCAAGCTGGAGGGCGGCGAGCGCTCGCACGAGCAGATCCGCCTGCTGGTGGAGTCCGGCATCCCTGTCATGGCGCACATCGGCCTGACCCCGCAGTCCGTGAACGCGATGGGCTACCGGGTGCAGGGCCGCGGCGAGGAGGCGGCCCAGCAGTTGCTGCGGGACGCGAAGTCCGTGCAGGACGCGGGCGCGTTCGCGGTGGTGCTGGAGCTGGTGCCGGCCGAACTGGCGGCCGAGGTCACCCGGGTGCTGCACATCCCGACGGTCGGCATCGGCGCCGGTCCGGAGACGGACGCGCAGGTGCTGGTGTGGACCGACATGCTCGGCCTGACCTCCGGCCGGGTGCCGAAGTTCGTCAAGCGGTACGCGGACCTGCGCGAGGTGATGACCGGCGCGGCCAAGGCGTTCGCCGAGGACGTGGTCGGCGGCGCCTTCCCGGCGGAGGAGCACTCCGTCCACTAG
- a CDS encoding DHA2 family efflux MFS transporter permease subunit — protein MTSPVPASRIPEAVHRRRWAILGVLMLALLIVVLDNSILNVAIKTIATPAPTGLGATQSEIEWAINSYTLVFAGLLFTAGLIGDRLGRKKVLLAGTLVFGIGSALAAESGTPNQLIAYRAVMALGAAFVMPATLAVLMNVFERHEQPKAIGIWAGGVGLAIAIGPITGGALLDHFWWGSVFLINVPIVIIALILMAWLVPDSRDPRPGRLDPIGVVLSVVGLILLVYGIIKGGELADFTDPQVLATTLGGIVVLAAFVVFEKRTDHPSLDVTYFRNKVFSAAMSAIALVFFALMGVTFFGVFYTQSVRGYSALESGLLMLPLAVAQLLFAPRARLVVDRFGNRATTTGGLLLIAATLAAFTAFDADTPIWVLEVVFFLMGTGMAHIMTPTSVVIMQALPREKAGSASALSNTFRQVGGALGIAVLGSVLATSYRNGIEGKLGPLPPDLRDTAAESIEATLGIAEKLGPRGEALVTPANDAFLHAMHVTALCGTGVALVGAVVTALFLPGRTPAAPQGEKEPERAAALD, from the coding sequence ATGACAAGTCCCGTCCCTGCCTCCCGAATACCGGAAGCCGTACACCGGCGTCGCTGGGCCATCCTCGGCGTGCTGATGCTCGCCCTGCTGATCGTCGTCCTCGACAACTCGATCCTGAACGTCGCCATCAAGACCATCGCGACCCCGGCGCCGACCGGTCTCGGCGCCACCCAGAGCGAGATCGAGTGGGCGATCAACTCCTACACCCTCGTCTTCGCCGGCCTGCTGTTCACCGCCGGACTCATCGGCGACCGGCTCGGCCGCAAGAAGGTGCTGCTCGCCGGCACCCTGGTCTTCGGCATCGGCTCCGCGCTCGCCGCCGAGTCCGGCACCCCGAACCAGCTGATCGCCTACCGCGCGGTGATGGCCCTCGGCGCCGCCTTCGTGATGCCCGCCACCCTGGCCGTCCTGATGAACGTCTTCGAGCGGCACGAGCAGCCCAAGGCCATCGGCATCTGGGCCGGCGGCGTCGGCCTCGCCATCGCCATCGGCCCGATCACCGGCGGCGCGCTGCTCGACCACTTCTGGTGGGGCTCGGTCTTCCTGATCAACGTGCCCATCGTGATCATCGCGCTGATCCTGATGGCCTGGCTGGTGCCCGACTCCCGCGACCCCAGGCCCGGCCGCCTCGACCCCATCGGCGTCGTCCTGTCCGTCGTCGGCCTCATCCTGCTGGTCTACGGCATCATCAAGGGCGGCGAGCTGGCCGACTTCACCGACCCCCAGGTGCTCGCGACCACCCTCGGCGGCATCGTCGTCCTGGCCGCCTTCGTCGTCTTCGAGAAGCGCACCGACCACCCCTCGCTGGACGTCACCTACTTCAGGAACAAGGTCTTCTCGGCCGCCATGAGCGCCATCGCGCTGGTCTTCTTCGCGCTGATGGGCGTCACGTTCTTCGGCGTCTTCTACACCCAGAGCGTGCGCGGCTACTCGGCGCTGGAGTCCGGCCTGCTGATGCTGCCGCTCGCCGTCGCCCAGCTGCTCTTCGCGCCGCGCGCGCGGCTGGTCGTCGACCGCTTCGGCAACCGGGCCACCACCACCGGCGGCCTGCTGCTGATCGCCGCGACGCTGGCCGCGTTCACCGCCTTCGACGCCGACACCCCGATCTGGGTGCTGGAGGTCGTCTTCTTCCTCATGGGCACCGGCATGGCGCACATCATGACCCCGACCTCGGTCGTGATCATGCAGGCGCTGCCCCGGGAGAAGGCCGGCTCCGCCTCCGCGCTCAGCAACACCTTCCGCCAGGTCGGCGGCGCCCTCGGCATCGCCGTCCTCGGCTCGGTCCTCGCCACCTCCTACCGCAACGGCATCGAGGGCAAGCTCGGCCCGCTGCCGCCGGACCTGCGCGACACCGCCGCGGAGTCCATCGAGGCCACCCTGGGCATCGCCGAGAAGCTCGGCCCGCGGGGCGAGGCCCTGGTCACCCCGGCCAACGACGCGTTCCTGCACGCCATGCACGTCACCGCGCTGTGCGGCACGGGCGTGGCGCTGGTCGGCGCCGTGGTGACGGCCCTGTTCCTGCCGGGCCGGACGCCCGCCGCGCCGCAGGGCGAGAAGGAGCCGGAGAGGGCCGCCGCGCTGGACTGA